Proteins from a single region of Macrotis lagotis isolate mMagLag1 chromosome 2, bilby.v1.9.chrom.fasta, whole genome shotgun sequence:
- the LOC141514373 gene encoding uncharacterized protein LOC141514373 codes for MATGLMEAVAVDNQGSQEELGLLTVKVKEEDYSWDEKSSLREDRPSPQEIFRQRFRQFCYQETPGPREALNQLRDLCHQWLRPKMHTKEQILELLVLEQFLTILPKEVQSWVREHHPQNGEEVVTVLEDLERKPDEPGQQVPNYAYGQEVLSEEMAHKVQESWHGQLQTMEAQVKCEFPELHVLQEGVNDIKFKLIPEQKYSEEMEPQRKISDRINCEISQVLHCGKICGHDEKLKTQQGNSIRERRHKCDECGKSFTQSSDLIRHWRVHTGEKPYECNQCGKAFSQSTGLILHQRIHSGEKPYKCNECGKAFSHNSHLIRHWRIHSGEKPYECNECGKAFSKRSGLTEHQRIHSGERPFKCKACGKAFSRKCDLAEHQMIHSGEKAYRCDECGKAFFHKSSLIRHQRIHTGEKPYKCDECGKAFRETSVLIEHQRIHTGEKPYKCNHCGKAFRKKSRLIGHQRSHTGVRPYKCKECGKAFSGNAGLIEHHRIHTGEKPYKCGKCGKDFRKRSGLMEHQRIHTGVRPYKCKECGKAFRGNTVLTEHQRIHTGEKPHKCIKCGKAFIKKSGLTEHQRSHTGERPYKCKECGKGFSGSTGLIQHQRIHTGEKAFQCDVCSKEFIWRSSLIQHQRIHTGEKPFQCDMCGKEFLWRSSLIQHQRIHNVEKPISI; via the exons ATGGCTACTGGATTGATGGAGGCTGTAGCTGTGGACAACCAAGGCTCACAAGAGGAACTGGGACTTTTAACAGTGAAGGTAAAGGAGGAAGATTATTCCTGGGACGAGAAATCCAGTTTAAGAGAAGACAGACCCTCTCCTCAAGAAATTTTCCGGCAGCGATTCAGACAGTTCTGCTACCAGGAGACTCCTGGACCACGTGAAGCTCTGAACCAACTACGTGATCTTTGTCATCAGTGGTTGAGGCCAAAAATGCACACAAAGGAACAAATCCTGGAGCTTCTGGTGCTGGAGCAGTTCCTAACCATCTTGCCCAAAGAGGTCCAGTCCTGGGTGAGAGAACATCATCCGCAGAATGGAGAAGAAGTGGTGACTGTATTGGAGGATTTGGAGAGAAAGCCCGATGAGCCAGGCCAGCAG GTCCCAAACTATGCTTACGGACAGGAGGTTCTTTCAGAGGAGATGGCACATAAGGTACAGGAATCGTGGCATGGCCAGCTCCAGACCATGGAGGCCCAGGTCAAGTGTGAATTTCCAGAGCTTCATGTCCTTCAAGAGGGAG tcaatgaCATCAAGTTCAAGTTAATTCCTGAGCAGAAATATTCAGAAGAAATGGAACCACAAAGGAAAATATCTGACAGAATTAACTGTGAAATTTCCCAGGTCCTACACTGTGGCAAAATCTGTGGGCATGATGAAAAGTTAAAAACCCAGCAGGGAAACTCTATAAGAGAGAGACGACATAAATGTGATGAGTGTGGGAAAAGCTTCACTCAAAGTTCAGATCTTATTAGACATTGGCGAGTCCACACcggagagaaaccctatgaatgtaatcaatgtgggaaAGCTTTTAGCCAGAGCACAGGTCTTATTcttcatcagagaattcatagtgGGGAGAAACCTTACAAATGTAATGAGTGTGGGAAAGCCTTTAGCCACAATTCACACCTTATTAGACATTGGAGAATACATAGTGGggagaaaccctatgaatgtaatgaatgtgggaaagccttcagtaAGAGGTCAGGTCTTACTGAACATCAAAGGATCCACAGTGGAGAGAGACCCTTCAAGTGCAAAGCATGTGGGAAAGCTTTCAGTAGGAAATGTGACCTTGCTGAACATCAGATGATACATTCAGGAGAGAAAGCCTATCGATGTGATGAGTGTGGAAAGGCCTTCTTTCACAAATCAAGTCTTATTCGACATCAGAGGATCCACACTGGggaaaaaccttataaatgtgatgAGTGTGGAAAAGCTTTTAGAGAAACTTCAGTTCTTATTgaacaccagagaattcacactggtgAAAAACCATATAAATGTAACCATTGTGGGAAAGCTTTTAGAAAGAAGTCACGCCTTATTGGACATCAGAGAAGTCACACTGGAGTAAGACCATATAAatgtaaagaatgtgggaaagctttcagTGGCAATGCTGGCCTTATTGAACATCatagaatccacactggggagaaaccatATAAGTGTGGTAAATGTGGGAAAGACTTTAGAAAAAGGTCTGGTCTTAtggaacatcagagaattcataccgGAGTGAGACCCTATAAatgtaaagaatgtgggaaagctttccGTGGTAACACTGTCCttactgaacatcagagaatccacactggtgAAAAACCTCACAAATGTATTAAGTGTGGAAAAGCCTTCATAAAAAAGTCAGGTCTCACTGAACACCAGAGAAGTCACACTGGAGAAAGACCCTACAAatgtaaagaatgtgggaaaGGTTTTAGTGGGAGTACAGGACTTATCCAACATCAGAGGATCCATACTGGGGAGAAAGCATTTCAGTGTGATGTGTGTAGCAAAGAATTTATTTGGAGATCAAGCCTTattcaacatcagagaatccacactggagagaaaccttttcaGTGTGATATGTGTGGTAAAGAGTTTCTTTGGAGGTCAAGCCTTattcaacatcagagaatccacaatGTAgaaaaacctatttccatatag